One stretch of Epinephelus lanceolatus isolate andai-2023 chromosome 15, ASM4190304v1, whole genome shotgun sequence DNA includes these proteins:
- the mtfr1l gene encoding mitochondrial fission regulator 1-like isoform X1 codes for METDTEVIPIWQNKPHGSTRSVVRRIGSTLPLRPPQRACFQELPGLPSLRPMDGPMVPTLADIAWIVADEEETYARVRSDTRPLKHEWRPTPLLVLHRNSSVPNFRREGKRVEGLRKPGVTALNRTTALQDELSRLRAQIAKIVASDTGSNPLTPDLLSPDDTSMSFSMAPFETAPYQPAATAAASFVISDVTEEEEEEEEEEEGEEDVVSVVSELVPDPLPPVSMTASATFDLDRPSMDFREAEEDTVSLSKSTSFADVMDILKDMNRMKMSKDRYNRGCTSLREEDSASLISEALRKKFVLKEEDTAAVKRK; via the exons ATGGAAACAGACACA GAAGTTATTCCTATCTGGCAGAATAAGCCTCATGGATCCACCCGTAGTGTTGTGAGAAGAATAGGTTCCACTCTTCCACTCAGACCTCCACAAAGGGCATGTTTTCAG GAACTCCCGGGCCTGCCCTCTCTTCGGCCCATGGATGGCCCTATGGTTCCTACCTTGGCAGACATAGCATGGATTGTTGCAGATGAAGAAGAGACATATGCCAGAGTGCG GAGTGACACCCGTCCTCTGAAACACGAGTGGAGGCCCACGCCTCTCCTGGTGCTCCACAGGAACTCATCTGTACCCAACTTCCGCCGTGAGGGCAAAAGGGTGGAGGGGCTTAGGAAGCCTGGAGTGACGGCACTGAACCGCACTACTGCCCTGCAGGACGAGCTCAGCAGACTCCGCGCACAAATCGCCAAGATTGTTGCAAGTGATACTG GCTCCAACCCTCTGACCCCTGACCTGCTCTCCCCTGACGACACAAGTATGAGCTTCTCCATGGCGCCTTTTGAAACAGCGCCCTACCAGCCGGCTGCCACGGCTGCCGCTTCGTTTGtcatcagtgatgtcacagaggaggaagaagaagaggaggaggaggaggaaggagaggaagacgTGGTCTCTGTGGTGTCAGAGCTTGTCCCTGACCCTCTGCCGCCTGTTTCCATGACGGCGTCAGCGACCTTTGACCTGGACAGACCCAGCATGGACTTCcgggaggcagaggaggataCAGTGTCGCTATCAAAGTCCACCAGCTTCGCTGATGTTATGGACATCCTGAAGGACATGAACCGCATGAAGATGAGCAAAGACAG GTACAACAGAGGCTGCACATCCCTCAGAGAGGAGGACTCGGCCTCTCTGATCTCAGAAGCTCTGAGGAAAAAGTTTGTCCTGAAGGAGGAAGATACTGCCGCTGTGAAACGGAAGTAG
- the mtfr1l gene encoding mitochondrial fission regulator 1-like isoform X2: METDTNKPHGSTRSVVRRIGSTLPLRPPQRACFQELPGLPSLRPMDGPMVPTLADIAWIVADEEETYARVRSDTRPLKHEWRPTPLLVLHRNSSVPNFRREGKRVEGLRKPGVTALNRTTALQDELSRLRAQIAKIVASDTGSNPLTPDLLSPDDTSMSFSMAPFETAPYQPAATAAASFVISDVTEEEEEEEEEEEGEEDVVSVVSELVPDPLPPVSMTASATFDLDRPSMDFREAEEDTVSLSKSTSFADVMDILKDMNRMKMSKDRYNRGCTSLREEDSASLISEALRKKFVLKEEDTAAVKRK; this comes from the exons ATGGAAACAGACACA AATAAGCCTCATGGATCCACCCGTAGTGTTGTGAGAAGAATAGGTTCCACTCTTCCACTCAGACCTCCACAAAGGGCATGTTTTCAG GAACTCCCGGGCCTGCCCTCTCTTCGGCCCATGGATGGCCCTATGGTTCCTACCTTGGCAGACATAGCATGGATTGTTGCAGATGAAGAAGAGACATATGCCAGAGTGCG GAGTGACACCCGTCCTCTGAAACACGAGTGGAGGCCCACGCCTCTCCTGGTGCTCCACAGGAACTCATCTGTACCCAACTTCCGCCGTGAGGGCAAAAGGGTGGAGGGGCTTAGGAAGCCTGGAGTGACGGCACTGAACCGCACTACTGCCCTGCAGGACGAGCTCAGCAGACTCCGCGCACAAATCGCCAAGATTGTTGCAAGTGATACTG GCTCCAACCCTCTGACCCCTGACCTGCTCTCCCCTGACGACACAAGTATGAGCTTCTCCATGGCGCCTTTTGAAACAGCGCCCTACCAGCCGGCTGCCACGGCTGCCGCTTCGTTTGtcatcagtgatgtcacagaggaggaagaagaagaggaggaggaggaggaaggagaggaagacgTGGTCTCTGTGGTGTCAGAGCTTGTCCCTGACCCTCTGCCGCCTGTTTCCATGACGGCGTCAGCGACCTTTGACCTGGACAGACCCAGCATGGACTTCcgggaggcagaggaggataCAGTGTCGCTATCAAAGTCCACCAGCTTCGCTGATGTTATGGACATCCTGAAGGACATGAACCGCATGAAGATGAGCAAAGACAG GTACAACAGAGGCTGCACATCCCTCAGAGAGGAGGACTCGGCCTCTCTGATCTCAGAAGCTCTGAGGAAAAAGTTTGTCCTGAAGGAGGAAGATACTGCCGCTGTGAAACGGAAGTAG